Proteins encoded together in one Mannheimia haemolytica window:
- a CDS encoding Hep_Hag, with product MNKIYRIVWNHAKRTWIVASELSRSANKSNATNTSLTTNIIKLSTLSLALSAGFAIAATYSPTYGTIPDNNPQTSIAIGDGSKVNSTLVSTITGLEGNSGKVSTALGYNTTATADFSTALGGFANASFASTAVGGQATADKRSVAVGYNATAMGLREVFIGDHAGLNHSNSTEYNIGIGYSASSNVTGNNTISIGNTAGDGTSGSHNIAIGTYANAKLAGPTTNVTSDNNIAIGNSALANGVNNYKTTAATGETVIGKATAVGSHANATGIVSSAYGAEANATAIHSTAIGYEAKTSGHGATSLGYYANATANLTTAVGTSASATNDYASAFGREANASGGSATALGNRATASGAASVALGVSAKATNQRTIAIGESSNASGFNATAIGRNATAEHTDSIALGSNSVTAIAIPTTNATVNGITYSDFAGTNPIATVSIGAEGKERTITNVAAGRISLSSTDAINGSQLYLTQQAIGNVAATTANILGGGAAVTENGNITFPTYALVNGTPDADKEGKQGKYTTVSAALSALNTAVISPLTFAGDTGTNFERHLGSTVKFEGGSTGILTENNIGVVADGNSTLTIKLAEKVNLGANGSLTTGDTVVNNTGITIANGVADKPVSLTKSGLDNGGNKIANVAAGDVDTDAVNVSQLKQAISKFATHYVSISDDGIQRANYDNSGSSGVNSMAIGVATSANGELATALGSEAEANGERTTAVGPRATADGMNATSIGYNANANATNALAVGSAANANADTSTAIGTASTATATRATALGSKSEATGENSTAVGYEASSIGAGSLAAGYNANASGTQSTALGNSANAGGIWSTSVGRNANATGSSAIALGNSANAAGVASIALGVSSQATTTAAVALGQNAKATHQGSVALGTNSETVATVATKSATLNGNTYTFAGTTPSSTVSIGSVGNERTLTNVAAGRISDSSTDAINGSQLYAAYTEIDGLNTKVDELSNGALTFVDDAGTEIVRKLGASLNVKGGADATILTDNNIGVVATDANTLTVKLTKDIDLTPAGSVAVGNSKLNNNGLTINNGPSVTMTGVDAGKLKITNVADGDISPISADAVNGSQLYDTANTIATALGGNSSVNANGAVSAPSYTVVDGVPTNEVSKTVNNVGSAITALNDAVTSPLTFAGDTGTPSQRKLGSTVTVKGGISNESQLTDNNIGVISNGNGSLTVKLAKDIKVNSVTAQTVTANIAVADTVKTGDTTIDTNGLTIVGGPSITKTGINAAGTKVTNVKAGTEDTDAVNFSQLKATEKNINNKINNIDSKVNKVDKRLRAGIAGATATAGLPQAYLPGKSMLATAGGTYRNEAAIAVGYSRISDNGKVIYKLTGNSNTRGDFGGSIGMGYQW from the coding sequence ATGAATAAAATTTATCGCATTGTTTGGAACCATGCAAAACGAACTTGGATTGTTGCTTCTGAATTATCAAGAAGTGCTAATAAATCTAATGCAACAAATACATCACTAACCACTAATATTATTAAACTTAGCACACTAAGTCTTGCGCTTTCTGCAGGTTTTGCAATTGCTGCAACCTATTCACCAACCTATGGGACCATACCAGATAATAACCCACAAACATCTATCGCAATTGGTGATGGATCTAAAGTTAACTCAACACTAGTAAGTACAATAACAGGCTTAGAAGGAAATAGCGGTAAAGTTTCTACCGCATTAGGGTATAACACAACCGCGACAGCCGATTTTTCAACTGCATTAGGAGGCTTTGCTAACGCTAGTTTTGCTTCAACAGCTGTTGGTGGACAAGCCACTGCCGATAAACGTTCCGTAGCAGTAGGGTACAATGCAACCGCAATGGGCTTACGTGAAGTTTTTATTGGCGATCATGCCGGATTAAATCACTCTAACAGCACAGAATACAATATTGGTATTGGTTATTCGGCTAGCTCTAATGTAACAGGAAACAATACGATTTCTATTGGTAATACTGCTGGAGACGGTACTAGTGGTAGCCACAATATTGCAATTGGTACTTATGCTAATGCAAAACTAGCAGGACCTACTACAAATGTAACCAGTGATAATAATATCGCTATCGGTAATTCCGCTCTTGCAAATGGTGTTAATAATTACAAAACTACAGCAGCAACAGGAGAAACGGTAATAGGAAAAGCAACTGCTGTAGGTAGTCATGCCAATGCAACCGGCATTGTTAGCTCCGCCTATGGTGCTGAAGCTAACGCAACAGCTATTCACTCCACAGCAATTGGTTATGAAGCAAAGACTTCAGGCCATGGTGCAACCTCATTAGGTTATTATGCAAATGCAACAGCAAATTTAACGACTGCTGTTGGTACTAGTGCAAGTGCAACCAACGATTATGCTTCTGCATTTGGCCGTGAAGCCAATGCAAGTGGAGGTTCAGCAACCGCTTTAGGCAATCGAGCTACTGCATCAGGCGCGGCTTCTGTTGCACTAGGGGTAAGCGCTAAAGCAACAAATCAACGCACAATTGCAATTGGAGAATCATCAAATGCTTCCGGCTTTAATGCAACCGCTATAGGTCGAAATGCCACTGCTGAACATACTGATTCGATAGCGCTAGGTAGCAACTCAGTTACAGCTATAGCCATACCAACTACAAATGCAACTGTAAATGGTATTACATATAGTGACTTTGCCGGAACAAATCCAATTGCTACAGTAAGTATTGGGGCGGAAGGCAAAGAGAGAACTATCACCAATGTTGCTGCAGGACGTATATCTTTAAGCTCTACAGATGCCATAAACGGTTCACAATTATATTTAACACAACAAGCTATAGGTAATGTTGCTGCAACAACCGCAAATATCTTAGGTGGTGGGGCAGCTGTTACTGAAAATGGAAATATCACTTTCCCAACCTACGCTTTAGTGAATGGCACACCAGATGCAGATAAAGAAGGCAAACAAGGGAAATACACTACTGTTTCTGCAGCACTAAGCGCATTAAACACAGCGGTGATCAGCCCGTTAACCTTTGCCGGTGATACAGGGACTAATTTTGAGCGCCATCTAGGTTCAACAGTCAAGTTCGAAGGCGGATCTACAGGCATATTAACCGAGAATAATATTGGTGTTGTAGCTGATGGCAATAGTACTTTAACCATAAAATTAGCAGAAAAAGTTAACTTAGGCGCTAATGGTTCATTAACAACAGGTGATACCGTTGTTAACAATACAGGTATCACCATCGCTAACGGCGTTGCAGACAAACCGGTAAGTCTTACTAAATCTGGCTTAGATAATGGCGGTAATAAAATCGCCAATGTTGCCGCAGGCGATGTAGATACTGATGCGGTCAATGTCAGTCAACTCAAACAAGCTATCAGCAAATTTGCAACTCATTATGTTAGTATTTCAGATGATGGCATTCAACGTGCTAACTATGATAATTCAGGCTCTAGCGGTGTTAATTCAATGGCTATCGGCGTTGCAACAAGTGCTAATGGTGAGCTGGCAACCGCATTAGGCTCTGAAGCAGAAGCAAACGGTGAACGTACAACTGCAGTTGGTCCTCGCGCAACAGCTGATGGTATGAATGCAACTTCTATAGGCTACAATGCGAATGCAAATGCAACAAATGCCCTAGCGGTTGGTTCTGCAGCCAATGCAAATGCTGATACCTCAACAGCTATTGGTACAGCTTCAACAGCGACAGCTACCCGTGCAACTGCATTAGGCTCTAAATCTGAAGCTACCGGTGAAAATTCAACCGCTGTAGGTTATGAAGCAAGTTCAATCGGTGCAGGTTCTCTTGCTGCAGGCTATAACGCAAATGCTTCGGGTACACAGTCAACCGCTTTAGGTAACTCTGCTAATGCAGGTGGAATATGGTCAACTTCTGTGGGTAGAAATGCCAATGCTACAGGTAGCTCTGCGATTGCTTTAGGTAATAGTGCAAATGCAGCCGGTGTAGCTTCTATTGCATTAGGTGTTTCATCACAAGCAACAACAACTGCTGCAGTGGCTCTTGGCCAAAATGCAAAAGCAACACACCAAGGTTCTGTTGCATTAGGTACTAACTCTGAAACAGTAGCCACAGTTGCAACAAAAAGTGCAACGCTAAATGGCAATACATACACATTTGCAGGTACTACGCCAAGCTCAACTGTAAGTATTGGTTCTGTAGGCAATGAACGTACTTTAACGAATGTTGCAGCTGGTCGTATTTCGGACTCATCAACGGATGCCATCAACGGTTCACAACTTTATGCTGCTTACACCGAAATTGATGGTTTAAATACGAAAGTGGATGAGTTAAGTAATGGCGCACTTACTTTTGTAGATGATGCTGGTACTGAAATTGTTCGTAAATTAGGTGCTTCTCTGAATGTTAAAGGTGGAGCCGATGCAACCATATTGACTGATAATAATATCGGTGTAGTGGCAACAGATGCTAACACATTAACAGTTAAATTAACGAAAGACATTGATTTAACTCCTGCCGGCTCCGTAGCTGTTGGTAATTCAAAACTAAATAACAACGGCTTAACCATTAATAATGGCCCAAGTGTCACAATGACAGGTGTCGATGCTGGCAAATTAAAAATAACTAATGTAGCTGATGGTGATATTTCACCTATCTCAGCAGATGCAGTTAATGGCAGCCAACTTTACGATACGGCAAATACTATTGCTACCGCTTTAGGTGGTAATTCAAGTGTAAATGCAAATGGTGCTGTTTCAGCCCCAAGCTATACTGTGGTTGATGGCGTTCCTACAAATGAGGTTAGTAAAACGGTCAATAATGTAGGCTCTGCAATTACTGCGTTAAATGATGCAGTAACCAGCCCACTAACATTTGCAGGTGATACCGGCACGCCATCTCAACGTAAATTAGGTTCTACTGTTACAGTAAAAGGTGGGATATCTAACGAATCACAACTAACTGATAATAATATCGGGGTTATTTCAAATGGTAATGGTTCATTAACGGTTAAATTAGCTAAAGATATTAAAGTTAATTCTGTCACAGCTCAAACAGTAACAGCTAACATTGCTGTAGCCGATACTGTTAAGACTGGTGATACAACCATTGATACTAATGGATTAACTATTGTAGGGGGACCGAGTATAACTAAAACAGGTATTAATGCAGCAGGAACAAAAGTGACTAACGTAAAAGCAGGAACTGAAGATACTGATGCAGTTAACTTTAGCCAATTAAAAGCAACAGAAAAAAATATCAATAATAAGATCAATAATATTGATTCAAAAGTAAACAAAGTTGATAAACGTTTACGCGCTGGTATTGCTGGTGCAACTGCAACCGCAGGTTTACCGCAAGCATATCTACCAGGTAAAAGTATGTTAGCAACGGCTGGAGGTACATACCGTAATGAAGCTGCAATCGCAGTAGGTTATTCTCGGATTTCAGATAACGGGAAGGTTATCTATAAATTAACTGGGAACAGCAATACCAGAGGCGACTTTGGTGGTAGTATTGGCATGGGTTATCAATGGTAA
- the malQ_1 gene encoding 4-alpha-glucanotransferase, which yields MSNKQNTAHYFYSPNIKEYASPSAFEKIERLLNTDNDLQKNNQILPLVKVITQPNAEQQAVEISLNFTNVAKWQIVLENGEVRNGEIKAEQSVLTLPADLPLGYHQLSISTENDEESCSLIVTPPKAFQPKPLEERKKLWGAFLQLYTLRSDNNWGIGDFGDLKQFLANISDYGADFVGLNPIHALFPADPDAASPYSPSSRLWQNIIYIDVCAVEAFQQSEQAQQWFNSEETQRQLAELRAKDYVDYSQVAQLKLKALQFAFEHFSQPSQQQSQTEFNAFIEQAGEPLKIQATFDALHQWISSEFGEKGGWTNWAEEYQSYHSPKVAEFQTSQATQIRFYMWLQFVANQQLAECNQFAQSLSMPIGFYRDLAVGVTQSGAETWADKALFVQEASIGAPPDMLAPNGQSWGLSPMHPHILQSRGYQPFIDLVRANMQHCGALRIDHILGFARMWWVANGESAKEGIYVCYPLEDLLSILALESQRHQCLVIAEALGIVPEGILDSLEQKGIFAYNVFYFEKAENAFKPLENYPYQAMTTLSTHDLPTIQGYWKGYDFELGEKFDTYPSKAVLRKLKEERSYDRLNIRNAVEKVMELEPNEVGVTMKFTHQLQRYVAHTHSALFGTQPEDWLNMLEPVNIPGTSSEYPNWRRKLSATTEQIFANKDIQQLLKDINKIRKG from the coding sequence ATGTCAAACAAACAAAATACAGCTCACTATTTTTACTCCCCAAATATTAAAGAGTATGCCAGCCCCTCTGCTTTTGAGAAAATAGAGCGGCTTTTAAATACCGATAACGATTTGCAAAAAAATAATCAAATTCTACCGCTTGTTAAAGTGATTACTCAGCCAAATGCCGAGCAACAAGCGGTCGAAATTTCGCTGAATTTTACAAATGTAGCAAAGTGGCAAATTGTGCTTGAAAATGGTGAGGTTCGGAACGGTGAAATTAAGGCAGAGCAATCAGTTCTAACCCTGCCTGCCGATTTGCCTTTAGGCTATCATCAGCTTTCTATTTCAACTGAAAATGATGAAGAATCTTGCTCGCTGATTGTAACACCGCCGAAAGCTTTCCAGCCTAAGCCATTGGAAGAAAGGAAAAAGCTCTGGGGTGCATTTTTACAGCTTTATACTTTGCGTTCCGATAACAACTGGGGAATTGGCGATTTTGGCGATCTCAAACAATTCCTTGCCAACATTTCTGATTATGGTGCAGATTTTGTGGGCTTAAACCCTATTCACGCCCTTTTTCCGGCAGATCCTGATGCGGCAAGCCCTTACAGCCCGTCCTCTCGACTTTGGCAAAATATTATTTATATTGATGTTTGTGCAGTAGAAGCCTTTCAACAATCTGAACAGGCTCAACAATGGTTTAACAGTGAAGAAACTCAACGGCAGCTTGCTGAATTGCGAGCGAAAGATTATGTCGATTACAGCCAAGTAGCGCAACTGAAATTAAAGGCTCTGCAGTTTGCTTTTGAGCATTTTTCACAGCCATCTCAACAACAATCGCAAACCGAGTTCAATGCCTTTATTGAGCAAGCGGGCGAGCCATTAAAAATCCAAGCGACGTTTGATGCCTTGCACCAATGGATTTCATCTGAATTTGGCGAAAAAGGCGGCTGGACAAACTGGGCGGAGGAATACCAAAGTTACCATTCGCCTAAAGTAGCAGAATTTCAAACCTCACAGGCAACGCAGATACGTTTTTATATGTGGTTGCAATTTGTGGCAAACCAGCAATTAGCAGAATGCAACCAATTTGCTCAATCACTTTCAATGCCGATTGGTTTTTACCGCGATTTAGCCGTTGGTGTTACCCAAAGCGGAGCAGAAACGTGGGCGGATAAAGCCTTATTTGTGCAAGAGGCGTCAATCGGTGCACCACCTGATATGCTCGCCCCGAACGGACAAAGTTGGGGGCTTTCGCCAATGCACCCGCATATTCTACAAAGCCGAGGTTATCAGCCGTTTATTGATTTAGTGCGAGCCAATATGCAACATTGTGGAGCGTTACGCATCGATCATATTCTCGGCTTTGCCCGTATGTGGTGGGTGGCGAACGGTGAATCGGCAAAAGAAGGGATTTATGTCTGTTATCCGCTCGAAGATTTGCTTTCTATTTTGGCATTAGAAAGCCAACGTCACCAATGTTTAGTGATTGCAGAGGCACTTGGCATTGTGCCTGAAGGCATTTTGGACTCTCTCGAGCAAAAGGGCATTTTTGCCTACAATGTTTTTTATTTTGAAAAGGCAGAAAACGCGTTTAAACCGCTGGAAAATTATCCTTACCAAGCGATGACAACTCTAAGCACCCACGATTTACCGACCATTCAAGGCTATTGGAAAGGCTATGATTTTGAGCTAGGCGAAAAATTTGACACTTACCCAAGCAAAGCCGTATTAAGAAAGCTAAAAGAAGAGCGTTCGTACGACCGCTTGAATATTCGCAATGCGGTAGAAAAAGTGATGGAACTCGAGCCAAATGAAGTCGGGGTCACAATGAAATTTACCCACCAATTACAACGCTATGTGGCTCACACTCACAGTGCATTGTTCGGCACACAGCCCGAAGATTGGCTCAATATGTTAGAGCCGGTGAACATTCCGGGAACCAGTAGCGAATACCCTAACTGGAGAAGAAAATTATCCGCAACTACCGAACAGATTTTTGCAAATAAAGATATTCAACAGCTGCTAAAGGATATAAACAAAATTCGTAAAGGATAA
- a CDS encoding Colicin pore forming domain, producing MSTTLNEINITELDAGPEIKSLSLNDAVNSFLNDSACPICGKNCQYWQRLKRSLNRKENQGKGDKVLVKNPSPISIEKNLINAYKEYRKFEEDLKDKIHSQESIYDLKLAKELFHSYTNLASHLSLEQDKNHFNDKALLKNYPDSLKSALVLAEWTKEYHGKYDNFINDIKSDNWTSAAINFHLGMEKVPLNDLIYKEIYNYWDKTSLKDESERIISASIEFSNYFANKYSENIEEGIKNAEKEFKKNYNKSLRYDAKKAQQRVQKYVEKVNQKNPQALKDLDNISNLKKINENLKKAAKFTGIISSIKDYYDLAEGFRNGIKSNDWEPFLKTSAQIGASALMSMLVASMITGPTTIGSIIISAAFISIGGYIISLASR from the coding sequence ATGAGTACAACACTTAATGAAATTAATATCACTGAACTCGATGCAGGCCCCGAAATTAAATCACTATCATTAAACGATGCAGTAAACTCTTTTCTAAATGACTCTGCGTGCCCTATATGTGGAAAAAACTGTCAATATTGGCAAAGACTAAAAAGATCTTTAAATAGAAAAGAAAATCAAGGTAAGGGAGATAAAGTTCTTGTGAAGAATCCATCTCCAATTTCTATTGAGAAAAATTTAATTAACGCTTATAAAGAATACAGAAAATTTGAAGAGGATTTAAAGGACAAAATCCACTCTCAAGAAAGTATATATGATCTAAAACTAGCTAAAGAATTATTTCATTCTTATACAAATTTAGCTAGTCATTTAAGTTTAGAGCAAGATAAAAATCATTTTAATGATAAAGCATTATTAAAGAATTATCCTGATAGTTTAAAAAGTGCTTTAGTACTTGCCGAATGGACTAAAGAATATCATGGCAAATATGATAACTTTATTAATGACATCAAATCAGATAATTGGACAAGTGCAGCAATTAACTTTCATTTAGGTATGGAGAAAGTACCATTAAATGATCTTATTTATAAAGAAATATATAACTACTGGGATAAAACATCATTGAAAGATGAATCAGAGAGGATTATATCAGCCAGTATTGAATTCAGTAACTATTTTGCTAATAAGTACTCTGAAAACATTGAAGAAGGTATTAAAAATGCAGAAAAAGAATTTAAAAAGAATTATAATAAAAGTCTAAGATATGATGCTAAAAAAGCACAGCAGAGGGTGCAAAAATATGTCGAAAAAGTCAACCAAAAGAATCCTCAGGCACTAAAAGATCTCGATAACATATCCAACTTAAAAAAAATTAATGAGAATTTAAAAAAAGCAGCAAAATTTACTGGTATTATTAGCAGTATTAAGGATTATTACGATCTAGCAGAAGGGTTTAGAAATGGCATAAAGTCTAATGATTGGGAACCTTTTTTAAAGACATCTGCTCAGATAGGTGCTTCAGCTTTAATGAGTATGTTAGTAGCCTCAATGATAACAGGCCCAACGACAATTGGGAGTATTATTATTAGTGCTGCATTTATTTCTATAGGGGGATATATTATTTCACTAGCTTCCCGTTAG
- the pnuC gene encoding Nicotinamide riboside transporter pnuC encodes MGCSSFSTKLKQEFFSGWTTFEASWLIAFLAIQIGIFIYQPDTWIATIAAITGILCVVFVGKGKISNYLFGLISVSLYAYISYTFQLYGEMMLNLLVYVPVQFIGFYFWRKNMTSENTVNNAGVEEVIAKALTAKQWVIVAITTIIGTFLYIELLKYLGSALAILDGATVVISIVAQILMVLRYREQWALWIIVNIMTISLWTAMYFQNGETSLPLLVMYVMYLCNSIYGYYNWIKLHRNHQQEI; translated from the coding sequence ATGGGCTGTTCATCTTTTTCAACTAAGTTAAAACAAGAGTTTTTTAGTGGTTGGACCACTTTTGAGGCAAGTTGGTTGATTGCTTTTTTAGCGATTCAAATCGGTATTTTTATTTATCAACCTGATACTTGGATTGCAACCATTGCGGCAATAACAGGTATTTTATGCGTGGTATTTGTCGGTAAAGGAAAAATCAGTAACTATCTATTCGGCTTAATTTCCGTTTCGCTTTATGCTTATATCTCTTATACGTTTCAGTTATATGGTGAAATGATGCTGAATTTACTTGTATATGTGCCGGTGCAATTTATCGGTTTCTATTTTTGGCGTAAAAATATGACCAGCGAAAACACGGTAAATAATGCCGGTGTGGAAGAGGTAATTGCTAAAGCTTTAACCGCAAAACAGTGGGTGATTGTCGCCATTACCACTATTATCGGCACATTTCTTTATATTGAATTGCTTAAATATTTAGGCAGTGCGTTAGCTATATTAGATGGTGCAACAGTGGTTATTTCGATCGTGGCACAAATTCTGATGGTACTTCGCTACCGTGAGCAATGGGCATTGTGGATTATCGTGAATATTATGACCATTTCTTTATGGACGGCAATGTACTTCCAAAACGGCGAAACCAGCTTGCCACTGTTGGTGATGTATGTGATGTATTTATGTAACTCCATTTATGGTTATTACAACTGGATCAAACTACACAGGAATCATCAGCAAGAGATTTAA
- the purD gene encoding Phosphoribosylamine--glycine ligase, with the protein MNILIIGNGGREHALAWKVRQSPLADKVFVAPGNAGTAMENGIENVAISATDVPALVTFAKQNSVGLTIVGPEAPLVVGVVDAFRAHGLTIFGPTQAAAQLEGSKAFTKDFLARHQIPTAEYQNFTEIEPALAYLKQKGAPIVIKADGLAAGKGVIVAMTLQEAEDAVRDMLSGNAFGEAGSRVVIEEFLDGEEASFIVMVDGKNVEPMATSQDHKRVGEGDSGLNTGGMGAYSPAPVVTKAIHQRVMDEIIYPTVQGMASENTPYTGFLYAGLMIMPNGQPKVIEFNCRFGDPETQPIMMRLESDLVELCLKACEGKLDSVQSKWCEQAALGIVLAAAGYPGDYRKGDEIIGIPTSTSNQKVFLAGVEQKEGKLLTNGGRVLCATALGNSVFEAQQQALQLAEQIQWQGKFYRRDIGYRAVARKQAK; encoded by the coding sequence ATGAATATTTTAATTATCGGCAACGGTGGGCGTGAACACGCTCTTGCTTGGAAAGTTCGTCAATCGCCGCTCGCAGACAAAGTCTTTGTCGCCCCCGGCAATGCCGGCACAGCGATGGAAAACGGCATTGAAAATGTAGCTATTTCCGCCACTGACGTGCCTGCCTTAGTTACATTCGCTAAACAAAATAGCGTAGGTTTGACGATTGTCGGCCCTGAAGCACCGTTAGTAGTTGGCGTGGTTGATGCTTTTCGAGCCCACGGTTTAACCATTTTCGGCCCGACCCAAGCCGCTGCTCAATTAGAAGGTTCTAAAGCATTTACCAAAGATTTCTTGGCTCGCCATCAGATTCCAACCGCAGAATACCAAAACTTCACCGAAATTGAACCGGCACTTGCCTACTTAAAACAAAAAGGTGCACCGATTGTAATCAAAGCAGACGGTTTAGCCGCAGGCAAAGGCGTAATTGTTGCAATGACTTTACAAGAGGCGGAAGATGCAGTGCGTGATATGCTGTCAGGCAACGCCTTTGGTGAAGCCGGCAGCCGTGTGGTGATCGAGGAATTTTTAGACGGAGAAGAGGCCAGTTTTATTGTGATGGTGGACGGCAAAAATGTCGAACCAATGGCAACCTCACAAGACCACAAACGTGTTGGCGAGGGCGATAGCGGCTTAAATACCGGCGGAATGGGGGCTTACTCCCCTGCTCCGGTGGTAACAAAGGCAATCCACCAACGTGTAATGGACGAAATTATTTACCCGACCGTGCAAGGAATGGCAAGCGAAAATACCCCTTACACCGGTTTTCTCTATGCCGGCTTAATGATTATGCCAAACGGTCAGCCGAAAGTGATTGAATTTAACTGCCGTTTTGGAGACCCTGAAACTCAGCCGATTATGATGCGTTTGGAATCAGACCTCGTTGAATTGTGCTTAAAAGCGTGCGAAGGCAAATTGGATAGCGTGCAATCAAAATGGTGTGAACAAGCCGCATTAGGCATTGTTTTAGCTGCCGCAGGCTACCCGGGCGATTACCGTAAAGGCGATGAAATCATAGGCATTCCGACCTCTACCTCCAATCAAAAAGTTTTCTTAGCAGGGGTTGAGCAAAAAGAAGGAAAACTGCTCACCAACGGTGGACGTGTACTTTGTGCCACCGCACTTGGCAACAGTGTATTTGAAGCTCAACAACAAGCCTTACAACTTGCCGAACAAATTCAATGGCAAGGCAAATTCTATCGCCGAGATATTGGCTACCGAGCAGTGGCAAGAAAACAAGCGAAATAA